The region CTGGAGTTGTGTCATCGTTAACGCCCCAGTAGTTCACGCCGCGCAGAAACAACGGGCGGGTGGTGCGGAATAGGCCGCGGTACCACCGCCATTCACACTGCGCTCCAGTACACACCGCCTGCTCCGTCATGCCGCCGAGGGGGATGTTGCCGCTGATTCCCTCCCGTTTATAGGCGCTCTGAAGAGCCTCTTGAATAGAGGCCGAGGTCGACATAGCCGTGTGTGATGCCGCGTCCTGCAACTTGCAAAAGTCGGCCGCGAGGGGGTCAAAGGCAAAGGCGCCGGAGCCGGCGCTACGCGCGGTGTACGTTGTCGAGTAGGCGTGCGTCATTGCCGGTACGAGGCAccccagcaccaccacgaccaggGCGAAGGCGAGAGAGCTGCGCATCTTATTAGCggtagaagagaaaagaaggtGAAGAAATAAGGCGCCAAGCTGAAGATGGCGCAGCAAAGTAGGCAAACGGCTGCAGGGGCGCGGACCGGCGTGGAAAcgcggagggggagaaggcggaagaatgggaagaggggggaaagacaGTCAGCGAGAAGAAATGGGAGATGAGAGGACGGCAGAAGGCCACGCACGACCCTTCCAGAGGGAGAaatgtgcgggtgtgtgtgtgtacaaaaggcaaaggaggaaAACAGAAAAACGAATAggcgaggaaagagggagaagcctggcggtggtgtctgTAGGAGCGCACTAGCACTTTACAGAGTGTACACGCGCATATACACtgaggaggtgctggtgcgATGTGGCTGATGggtggcagaggaagaggggggagagtggaggagggaagatGCGTTGTCAGTACAGCAGAGTACTCGCAATTCGTCTCACAGGAGAGAACTGAGAAGATCCGAGTGGCCACCACGTGGCGAGGATGTGAAGCGCAGTTCGCGCTTCTCACACGCCGCGCCCAAAGCCGctgtctcctcccccccccccccccccgctgtTTAGGTGATGCGGGGGCAAAGAGCGGCCTCCTTAGGAGgcatgaggaggagaggaataCGAGCGGGGTGGCACTCCATGCCTTCATACGCCGTTTGCGTGGTTGCGCGAAGTCAACCATGCTGAGCGAGTGGAAGACGCCAGAGAACGGGATGATGAACAGTGAGCGAGAACAGTCAATGATTTCGTTTGTttaccgcagcagcagcctccttctacccccccctccacttaTGCGATGATCTCTAATCAGCTATTGATTGGAATTCGCCTTGGCACGAGCAGGCGTGACTAGTGAAAatgtgtggtgtgtgtcaGTGAGGGAATAGGCGTGCGGTGTGGTGCGATATACTTGCCTGCCTCCGCGTGTGGGCCGTGAAAAGATGAGAGACAACTCCAAGTAGCGGGGAAGCTACCAGAGGCATGCAGGCACAGACACGTTGAGCACCCGCCTTCACTCGCATGCCCCTACTCTTTCAACGTTCGTGCAGCGACATCAGGAAAGGTGTCAATCCAGGATATGTCGATGAAGAGTGGGAGATGGTGGGAGGGGAGCTTGGAGTTCGGGAAGAGCTGCGCCTCGttcacctcctcgtcctctggAACGTCCAGTACCTGGTGCAAGGCGAGCGTGCTGGGGTCGTAGAAAATGAAATCTTGTGTGTTGTATGTGATGCCGTTTTCTTTCCGGTTCCTCTTCAACAGCGCGAGTTGGTCCACTTGGAGGGCAGCGTCAGACAGTGCTGGTGCAGAGACAGGCGATGAtcctggtgctgcagcagtaaCACCAACCGAGCCAGCAAGCGGTGACACCGCCACGTCGGACGTGGCGGTGTTTGGTGTcgccagcagccgctgctgcttcttgtGCCCTCGAGCTGCGATCTCGTCCCGCACAAGCTGCACCTTCGAGAAGACGCCGTGGTAGGCACCGGCGTCCTTGCGCTGGAAACGCTCGATCTCCTCTTCAGCCTGGTAGGTCTTGTCTGACCGGTGTGCCTCTTTCACGTTCTTGACGTAGTACGCCTCgtaggcagcggcgcgggcTTCGTCGCGGTAATGCCACGCCGTCCAGCGCGGACCGCCAACGAGGTCATGCGTGGAAAAaaaggtgctgcgcaagagCTCCACACACGCCTCATCGTCTGTTTGATTGTTGAGATCGCCACATACGATGTGGGACTGATGCGAGCGATCGGCGTCGTGGCGGCCGAGGGCATCCAGTATGGTGAGCACCTGTCGTGCCTCGTGCAGCCGGACGttcgccgcctctgccgttGCCCCCGCGGTGAGTTGCACGCAGGCGACGTAGAGCGTCATGTTTGTCACCTTGTCCCGCATGCCGACAAAGTGGGCAAAGTGGAAGCGCTGGCCAACATCTCGGCCCGGCATCATGAGTGGGAAGAAGCGGCCCTTGTGAAACAGAATCACGTTGCCGatatcctcctcctcagctaTCTTGCCCCGGTTGGATGGGGCGGCTGCATTGTCGCCCTTGCGGAGAGCCCGCACACGGGCACCGCGGCTCGACTGATAGAGCGTGCCGTAGCCGAGGAACCGCACGTATCGCCACATTTCTGTGTTGAAAAAGGTCCGATTCACCTCATTCAAGCAGATGATGTCGGGGTCGTAGCACCGCAGTAACTCGACGAGATGCTTGCGACGATACTCCGGCGCAAGGAAGGGCGGGACCTCCTTGTCAACGGAGGGGTCGTAGTCACAGAAGGCGTCGGGGTCATCGCATTCAGGGTTGCGTGTGAACTCCGGCAcgcgcacctgcaccgcctctacgggggtggtgcggcagGGCCCCCACGCGTCCGTCATCATGTTGAAGCTCATCAGTCGGAACCAGTCACGCCGTGAGAGGCTAGTCGAAAGCTGAGAGACGGGGGCTTGCACCCACTTGCGCTTCAGCGGAGGCTCGCGCGCCGCCTCCCACTTCTCCGTCTGCATCTCACGCGCCAGCAGGCTCGACATCTTCACCTCCAGCGCGCTCTGCGTGATCTGCGCGTCCATGATCGAGGGGCGAATCGCTGTCCGCTTCCAGGTTTCGTGCATTAGACCCAGCACCGGCCCACCGCTCACCAGTGGGGGATCATTCAGGAGCACTGAGCACCGTCTGAGCATCTACAGAAGGGCTAACAGCGAAGGGAATTGTTGCGTGAGACACGCAGAGTTGAAAATGGCGAAGGCCAACCCACTCTCTGTGTCGCTGTGAAAGTGGGCCTGTTGGAGAGGGGCGTTTATCCGGTGGATACTCCAGGGGAACGGCCGGAGCGGACGCATAAGCGAGGGAGGCGTTGAGGCCACGGCACACGCCGCTGACCGAAatgagaaagaagagagagggcagaaTCGACGGTAGTGAAGAATGAGAGATGAACTGGAGAAAGCGGCAGGGCATGGGCTGATGTGCGGTTGACAGCTACACAGAGAAGTAAGCTCGCACACATAGCAGCATCGACAATCACCAGcccacctctttctctctcagtACAACACCCCTACCCTTGGGTTCCCTCCTGATGCTGTTTACGATGAATCCAGCTACTGTCCCCTCCTTCTCTACCGCGCCGACGAGACGTGACTACCGGCGCACCCTGGCCTGTACTCCATcgatgtgtgtgggtgtaggTGCGCGCCTCTTATCCTTTCCTCTTCATTTTTCGCGGGGGGCGCGTGTGCAAGCACGtctgagagagagagagagtgagagtgagggaagggggtaAGACGGCAACGGCCGCGAGAAATGCACACAGACAACCACAAGTCAGACGTGTTTGACGGGTGAACAAAACATGAGAAAGGGAAGCCAAACAGACGGCacaggaggaaagaaaatgaAGACCAGAATAGAGCCGAAACAGGCACCATcatgcacacagacacacacacacacacatgaacagagagagggagggggcaatACCCTCTTCATGACtgcccgccccccccccttacgTGTGTATTCCCGTGGACAAGAGCGGAGGTCTTTCTCTTAACTACCGGTGTTGCGCACTCCCTAGAGAGCCGAtatgcacacacaacagcTGCGCTTTCTTCCTCAGTGCTAGACACTGGCGCCACTGATTGACAGAGTCAGAGAGGTAGGGAGAGTGGCGTCACGcgacacgcagcagcgctgtccaCACGGACGAAGAAGCGGCACTCATATACCCGATCACGAGCACGCAGCGAGAACCGATGGGCtaagaaagggaaagagagagagacacacccacatgcGCCGACTGTGTGTGAGGCTCTGGTGGCGCTTGGGAGGGGGTGCATCTACGTCTAAGAGGgtaagagagaaaacgagcaCAAACAGTACGCCAcacagagagtgagagaaagagatgcaCGGAAAGAccgcgcaagagagaggtcGAAGATAAAGAAGTCAAAAGACAACAACTAACGCTCGAGTCTAAGCGGCGACCGCCTGCGCACGAGTGCCCGCCACCGATAGAGAGGGCCCACGACTGCCAAAGTCAGCAAGGGaactgcagcagcaaaacaGCACTGCGAACGGTAGAAGCGCctgtgcggcagcaccggggTTGATGGACATacggaaagagggggaggaagggagagacacacacaaacgcggGTGAGCACCggagaacagaaaagaaagaggaatACAGCCTAGAAgagcgcggaggaggactACAGTGGCGGCAGTTGTTGGTGGAAGGCGTCGATGCTGGCGACTTGCTGTGCGATCTTCTCGAGCTCGTCGAGCTGCGTCAGGAAGGACTCCATCGCGCGTCGCTTCTCGCTCGCCAGCAAGCGTGCGCGCTCGACAAAGCTGTGCGTGTTGGCGTTCAGCTGCTCTGCGTCGTATTTCACCTGGTACTCCTCCTTGATACAGTTCATGTCCGCCTCGAGGTAGGCGTTGTATTGGTCAATGACGCGGCTGCGCTGGGCCGCCACGAGCTCAGCGCCGCCCTCGAAGCGCTTAAAACTTGGGCGGCCACTCAGCCGCGAAACCACTTCGCCATCGCAGACTCCGTCTGAGTGGCGGGGTCGCTTACTGCACACCGCGTCCAAAGCCCGATCGCGCGACGGCGGCTTCGAGTTGACGAGGTCCGACTTGCCctgtgacgacgacgacgacagtgTGTTGACGGAGCGGCTGCTAAGCAACGTACTTCTGCGTGCCAAGGCAGCCGTTGGAGTGTCGGAGAAAAAGGGGTCAGCCGTCGAAAGCCGGGTCGTCGTCCTCCGTGACGGTGGCCTGCTCTCAGTCGTCTCAAAGATGACCTCTTCCTGGTCATTGGGGATGCACATTGTACGCCGCTCCGTCGCGACGCGCTTCAGCTCCTTGACGCGATCGGCGTAGCGCAGTGTGTTTAGCGTGTGCTCGGCGTTGTTGTTGGATGGAGAAACGGCGCCGATCATCACAGTACGGCAGTTGCCGACAAACGAATCGCGGAGCACCTCAGTCAACTTCGAGCCGCGGAATGGGACGTGCTTTTTATTCTGATCTAAAAAACGAATGCACTCCTTCAGAGCGAGGAGGCTTTTGTTGATTTCCGCCCCTTCAAGGCGGGTCTGTCGCGCGCAGTCCACCGTGTCGGCGCCGCGCTCGCTACCAGCGAGGTCGATAAAGGTGAACTTGCCGCTCTGCTTCGATGTCCGTTTCACCTTGAGCTTTATCTCGAGAATAGCGTGGGAGCGAGAACTCGTGTCGTTGGCGCCGGTGGAACCGCAGCTACGGACGGCGTTTCCCTGGCCGATAATCGACATGAGGTCCTCCACGCTGCTAGAGCAGTGCTCGGTGAGACCGCGGATGTTCACCCTCCCCTTGTCGTCTTCGAGTGCCCGCAGGGGTCGCCGACCGTTCAGCAAGTCAAACAGCTTCCCGCTATAGATCTCATAGAACGAAACAACAATGCGCCTGTCACCAGTGAGGCGGTCGAACATGTCCTTTGCCGCGAGTGCGTAGAGGCCTGGCTCGGGGTTCTTGCCCAGCatcgtgtgtgtctttccaCTCCCCGTCTGCCCATAGGCAAAGCATGTTGCAGAGCCACCGTCAAAGACGGTGTCGATCAGCGCACGAGCCGTGCGGTTGTACACATCGACGTTGTCACACGCCTCGTCGAAAACCTCgtcgaagaagaagcggTGCACGTGGATGTACTTGCGCAGATCGACCTTCACCTTCGGCTCCTTCAGCACAATCTCGCCGCTGTTATCGGCATCCAGGATGTCCGTGAAGCCGTTTGTCTGCTCCCCGGCGCTGAGCGGACGCTTGCGAATAGCCACGACGATGCGGCTCTtgcgcttcacctcctctgcgTTGTCGGTTGACGGGCAAAGAACGGTGGTTCCGCGTGCTGTATACAGCCGTCGGCGCCCTGTCGagctctcctcttttccttccgGGGTACTATCGTCCCCGTCACCGTCGAGCACGTCACTGCCGGAGCGTGAGGCGGAGAGCGGGTTGGCTTTGATGTACTCGATGGCGTCGCGCAGCCGCAAAATGTCCATTGCCTCTACAACGCCATAGCCACTGAAGTCCTCCGGCTGCAGGGTGAGAAGGTCCTTGATAGTCATGCTAGACGCAAAGGAGCTCTGAAAGCGTTCCAGCTGGTATCGTCGCAGCACGTCACTGATGTACTGCTGCGACGACAGCTGCTCAGCGGACATCATTTTCGAAGCTCTGACGATGGAGTGCGCAACTCTTGCCGAGCGTGGGGGAGAAAGTGGA is a window of Leishmania braziliensis MHOM/BR/75/M2904 complete genome, chromosome 1 DNA encoding:
- a CDS encoding putative MCAK-like kinesin — its product is MMSAEQLSSQQYISDVLRRYQLERFQSSFASSMTIKDLLTLQPEDFSGYGVVEAMDILRLRDAIEYIKANPLSASRSGSDVLDGDGDDSTPEGKEESSTGRRRLYTARGTTVLCPSTDNAEEVKRKSRIVVAIRKRPLSAGEQTNGFTDILDADNSGEIVLKEPKVKVDLRKYIHVHRFFFDEVFDEACDNVDVYNRTARALIDTVFDGGSATCFAYGQTGSGKTHTMLGKNPEPGLYALAAKDMFDRLTGDRRIVVSFYEIYSGKLFDLLNGRRPLRALEDDKGRVNIRGLTEHCSSSVEDLMSIIGQGNAVRSCGSTGANDTSSRSHAILEIKLKVKRTSKQSGKFTFIDLAGSERGADTVDCARQTRLEGAEINKSLLALKECIRFLDQNKKHVPFRGSKLTEVLRDSFVGNCRTVMIGAVSPSNNNAEHTLNTLRYADRVKELKRVATERRTMCIPNDQEEVIFETTESRPPSRRTTTRLSTADPFFSDTPTAALARRSTLLSSRSVNTLSSSSSQGKSDLVNSKPPSRDRALDAVCSKRPRHSDGVCDGEVVSRLSGRPSFKRFEGGAELVAAQRSRVIDQYNAYLEADMNCIKEEYQVKYDAEQLNANTHSFVERARLLASEKRRAMESFLTQLDELEKIAQQVASIDAFHQQLPPL